The nucleotide window AAAGTCCAATCCGGGACTTTTCGCTCCACGGAAAGGGAAAAGCGTCGTTTTCCCTTTCCTCACAAATCAATGACTTAAGGTTCGGGTCATTGATTTGGGCGCCCCGCGCGGGGCGCGTTGATGACTTTTTGCGAAGTCATCAACTTTGACAGGGTCGCAAAAAGTCCAATCCTATGGTCTGCCGGTCACATTTTACCCAATCATTTATTATATACCCGGTGGGCGCCACTTCAAGAGCTTTCGTTGACACGCAACCAGATCCGCTCCGGTCCTGATCAGCTCCTCCATGAACCGGGCAGCAATGGGAGAAAGGGTCCGGCGGCTGTTGGTAACAAGGTAAAAGCCACGGTTTACGACCAGGCTGTTAACCTCAACGGCGCGCAGGTTGCCCTCGGCGATCTCCCGGTCAACGGTTAAAGCCGAGAGGAACGCTCCGCCCAGCCCTGCAATGGCCCCTTCCACGACAGCCCTGGTGCTGCCCAGGTTGGCGGCCCAGTTCAGGCCATCCACCCTGATGCCGCTCAGGCTCAGGGCGTTTTCAACGGCCCTCTGGGTTCCCGACCCGGTTTCCCTGCGGATCAGGGGGACGCCGGCAAGTTCCCCGATGTCCACCCGCGATCCAATTCCCGCACTTTCGGCAAGCTCCGGTGAGACCGCCAGGATGATATCGTCATCGCACAGGAGGCGGGAATCCAGGGAAGAATGATCCGCCGGACTGCCGGTGACACCGACAGGGACCTCCCCCCTTGCGACCCGATCAAGAACCTGGGTGGAATCACTGATCGTCAGGGTCACCTGGACTTCCGGATAGCGGCGGTGAAACCCTGCCAGCCAGCGGGGAAGAAGGTATTCGCCAGGCACAGTGCTGCTGTCTATGTGAAGGTTTCCCCTGATCTGTCCGGTGAAACCCTCGATGGCCTGAACGGTTTTTTCCATGAGGTCGACGATCCTTCCAGCATATCCCGAGAGCAGCTTGCCTGCCGGGGTCAAACTGACCGATCTGCCGGTGCGGTCGAAAAGACGGACCCCAAGGGTCTCCTCCAGGTTTCTTATGTGGGTGCTGAGTGTCGGTTGGGTCAGGCCCACCTCCCTTGAGGCTTTGGAGAAGCCCCCGTGCTTTGCAACGGCCTCGAACGCTTTGATCTGGCGAAGGTCGAAAGCCATATCACCGGTTCCTGTGGAGAAGCTCGAGAAATACCTTGACTGCCCCGGTAGCGTCCCCGGCGTATCCGTCGGCGCCAATCTCGCCGGCGTATTCCTGGGTCACCGCAGCACCCCCGACCACCACGGGGACCTCGAGACCGGCCGCCCTCAACGCCTTGACGGCGTTTTTCATGTGAACCATGGTGGTGGTCATGAGAGCGGACAGGCCCACGGCATCGACCCCGGGTCGGGAAGCTTCCCTGACCAGTTCATCTGAAGGGACATTCTTGCCCAGATCCAGGACCTCGAACCCGTGGTTCTCCAGCAGGGTGATGACGATGTTCTTCCCGATATCGTGAATATCCCCCGCCAC belongs to bacterium and includes:
- a CDS encoding selenium metabolism-associated LysR family transcriptional regulator, producing the protein MAFDLRQIKAFEAVAKHGGFSKASREVGLTQPTLSTHIRNLEETLGVRLFDRTGRSVSLTPAGKLLSGYAGRIVDLMEKTVQAIEGFTGQIRGNLHIDSSTVPGEYLLPRWLAGFHRRYPEVQVTLTISDSTQVLDRVARGEVPVGVTGSPADHSSLDSRLLCDDDIILAVSPELAESAGIGSRVDIGELAGVPLIRRETGSGTQRAVENALSLSGIRVDGLNWAANLGSTRAVVEGAIAGLGGAFLSALTVDREIAEGNLRAVEVNSLVVNRGFYLVTNSRRTLSPIAARFMEELIRTGADLVACQRKLLKWRPPGI